One stretch of Variovorax sp. TBS-050B DNA includes these proteins:
- a CDS encoding aminotransferase class III-fold pyridoxal phosphate-dependent enzyme, which translates to MAYQDFNMGNQWLPFTPNRHFQKDPRVFVAADGMEFTTHDGKKVIDGISSLWCVGAGHNRKPINEAIKKQLDTLDYATAFQVSNDRAFQAAERIASLAPGDLNKVLFCNSGSEAADTSMKVALAYHRARGEGHRNVFIGRERGYHGVGFGGMSVGGIPGNRKVFGSAFLPRVDHMRFIHDPVNNAYIHNQEPVWSEDPLVELETRILPLHDPSNVAAIIVEPVAGSAGWYLPPQGYLKRLREICDKHGILLIFDEVITGFGRMGTNFASDYFGVVPDMLNFAKCVTNGVIPLGGVICRDKLYDAMMKTDAPEHVVEFFHGYTYSGHPVACAAAVATLDLFKEEKLFARAGEMGKVLGDAFHSAFKGLPNVIGIRSLGLAAAVELAPMAGAPGKRAYEIFLDCFHKGALVRPAGDVLVIAPPYIVEKQHIDTLVNTLADSIRKFA; encoded by the coding sequence ATGGCCTACCAGGACTTCAACATGGGCAACCAGTGGTTGCCCTTCACGCCCAACCGCCACTTCCAGAAGGACCCGCGCGTCTTCGTGGCGGCCGATGGCATGGAATTCACCACGCACGACGGCAAGAAGGTGATCGACGGCATCTCGTCGCTCTGGTGCGTGGGTGCCGGCCACAACAGGAAGCCGATCAACGAGGCGATCAAGAAGCAGCTCGACACGCTCGACTACGCGACCGCCTTCCAGGTCAGCAACGACCGCGCGTTCCAGGCGGCCGAGAGGATCGCCTCGCTCGCGCCGGGCGACCTCAACAAGGTGCTGTTCTGCAATTCGGGCTCGGAGGCGGCCGACACCTCGATGAAGGTGGCGCTGGCCTACCACCGCGCGCGCGGCGAGGGCCACCGCAACGTGTTCATCGGCCGCGAGCGCGGCTACCACGGCGTGGGCTTCGGTGGCATGTCGGTGGGCGGCATTCCGGGCAACCGCAAGGTGTTCGGCTCGGCCTTCCTGCCGCGCGTGGACCACATGCGCTTCATCCACGATCCGGTGAACAACGCCTACATCCACAACCAGGAGCCGGTGTGGTCCGAGGATCCGCTGGTCGAGCTCGAAACGCGCATCCTGCCGCTGCACGACCCGAGCAACGTGGCCGCGATCATCGTCGAGCCGGTGGCCGGTTCGGCCGGCTGGTACCTGCCGCCCCAGGGCTACCTGAAGCGGCTGCGCGAGATCTGCGACAAGCACGGCATCCTCCTGATCTTCGACGAGGTCATCACCGGCTTCGGCCGCATGGGCACCAACTTCGCGTCGGACTATTTCGGCGTGGTGCCCGACATGCTGAACTTCGCCAAGTGCGTGACCAATGGCGTGATCCCGCTCGGCGGCGTGATCTGCCGCGACAAGCTCTACGACGCGATGATGAAGACCGACGCGCCCGAGCACGTGGTCGAGTTCTTCCACGGCTACACCTACTCGGGCCATCCGGTGGCCTGCGCGGCCGCCGTCGCGACGCTCGACCTGTTCAAGGAAGAGAAGCTCTTCGCGCGCGCCGGCGAGATGGGCAAGGTGCTCGGCGATGCCTTCCACAGCGCCTTCAAGGGCCTGCCGAACGTGATCGGCATCCGCAGCCTCGGCCTGGCCGCGGCGGTGGAACTCGCGCCGATGGCGGGGGCGCCGGGCAAGCGCGCCTACGAGATCTTCCTCGACTGCTTCCACAAGGGCGCGCTGGTGCGCCCCGCGGGCGACGTGCTGGTGATCGCGCCGCCCTACATCGTCGAGAAGCAGCACATCGACACGCTGGTCAACACGCTGGCGGACTCGATCAGGAAGTTCGCCTGA
- a CDS encoding YXWGXW repeat-containing protein yields MKKLAISFSLAAASLLSAGGAMMIPTAAEAQPIVTIQTAPPPPRYERVPPPRRGYVWAPGHYEWRGGRHVWVRGMYVRARPGYAYRPPEWRERDGRWEYSRGRWDRDGDGVPNRYDRRPNNPNRN; encoded by the coding sequence ATGAAAAAACTCGCAATCAGCTTTTCGCTCGCCGCCGCTTCCCTGCTTTCCGCGGGCGGCGCGATGATGATCCCGACCGCCGCCGAGGCGCAGCCGATCGTCACGATCCAGACGGCGCCCCCGCCGCCGCGCTACGAGCGCGTGCCGCCACCGCGCCGCGGCTATGTCTGGGCGCCGGGTCATTACGAGTGGCGCGGGGGGCGCCATGTGTGGGTCCGCGGCATGTACGTGCGCGCGCGCCCGGGCTATGCCTACCGTCCGCCGGAGTGGCGCGAACGGGACGGCCGCTGGGAATACAGCCGCGGCCGCTGGGACCGCGACGGCGACGGCGTGCCCAACCGCTACGACCGCCGGCCGAACAATCCGAACCGCAACTGA
- a CDS encoding YadA-like family protein, with the protein MRFQSRRRPGAGLGSAAGLVALACWAAAPAGAQVLNPNTCPGGTIYSSTDEGAYSGFSSRRNIVQADCQSNIAGGSGAQAGIDLTSANLAFGRDAQASGGQATAVGRGSHAEAVSASAYGVSSTASGNASTAIGASSSATANSATAIGSNTVASSGSATAVGNVANATGESSSAVGYRALASGAGAAAFGRESEASGESSTALGDLATASGRSSVALGRQASATSDFALALGTGARALANNALAFGSATVASGFYSMALGSGSSASGAGSVAIGSGSTDEGRENVVSFGNEFNRRSLIHIDGISAAGRVDAGSLGVSGNATVDGRLTSSGIDNRGGGIANAGLITGVTAGAVTATSTDAVNGSQLYAVRNTAEQALNLASQQGTQVQQITNQVTQNTQQINQHTEQITQHTEQLAQHTEQITQNTQQIAQQAVQIQAMVNGQLGVCTVNGSALQCSVHGQAAARAEGAGAAAVGNGAQAIGQGAVAMGRNAKALAAGAMALGDGSTASARNAVALGQGSVADRPDTVSVGNAATGYQRQITNVAPGVAASDAVNLAQMERAVAVSYGQAREFAARGVAQAMAMPSIPLLAPGRKWLGAAVGHYAGQSALGVAFAYQVDERWSVGAGLTASAGNSAQMGGRLQAGYQW; encoded by the coding sequence ATGCGCTTTCAAAGCAGGCGCCGGCCAGGTGCCGGCCTGGGCTCGGCCGCGGGCCTCGTGGCGCTCGCATGCTGGGCCGCCGCGCCAGCCGGTGCGCAGGTGCTCAATCCGAACACCTGCCCGGGCGGCACCATCTACAGCAGCACCGACGAGGGCGCCTACTCGGGCTTCAGCTCGCGGCGCAACATCGTGCAGGCGGACTGCCAGAGCAACATCGCCGGCGGCTCGGGCGCGCAGGCGGGCATCGATCTGACGAGCGCCAACCTCGCATTCGGGCGCGATGCGCAGGCGAGCGGCGGCCAGGCCACCGCGGTCGGGCGCGGCAGCCATGCCGAAGCCGTGAGCGCGTCGGCCTACGGCGTGAGCAGCACCGCCAGCGGCAACGCGTCCACGGCGATCGGCGCGAGCAGCAGCGCGACGGCCAATTCCGCGACCGCGATCGGCTCGAACACGGTGGCGTCGAGCGGCTCGGCGACCGCGGTGGGGAACGTGGCGAATGCCACGGGCGAATCGTCGTCCGCGGTGGGCTATCGCGCGCTGGCCTCCGGCGCTGGCGCGGCTGCCTTCGGCCGCGAGAGCGAGGCGAGCGGCGAGAGCAGCACGGCGCTCGGCGATCTCGCCACGGCCTCGGGGCGCAGTTCGGTGGCGCTCGGGCGCCAGGCGAGCGCCACGAGCGACTTCGCGCTCGCACTCGGCACGGGCGCCCGGGCCCTCGCCAACAACGCGCTCGCCTTCGGCTCGGCCACCGTGGCCTCGGGCTTCTACAGCATGGCGCTCGGCAGCGGCAGCAGCGCGAGCGGCGCGGGCTCGGTGGCGATCGGCAGCGGCAGCACCGACGAGGGGCGCGAGAACGTGGTCTCGTTCGGCAACGAGTTCAACCGCCGCAGCCTGATCCACATCGACGGCATCAGCGCGGCGGGCCGCGTGGACGCAGGCAGCCTCGGCGTGAGCGGCAATGCCACGGTCGACGGCCGGCTGACCAGCAGCGGCATCGACAACCGCGGCGGCGGCATCGCGAACGCGGGGCTGATCACGGGCGTGACGGCCGGCGCCGTCACGGCGACCTCGACCGATGCGGTCAACGGCAGCCAGCTCTATGCCGTGCGGAACACGGCCGAGCAGGCGCTCAACCTCGCGAGCCAGCAGGGCACGCAGGTGCAGCAGATCACCAACCAGGTCACGCAGAACACGCAGCAGATCAACCAGCACACCGAGCAGATCACCCAGCACACCGAGCAACTCGCGCAGCACACCGAACAGATCACGCAGAACACGCAGCAGATCGCGCAGCAGGCGGTGCAGATCCAGGCCATGGTCAACGGCCAGCTCGGCGTCTGCACGGTCAACGGCAGCGCGCTGCAATGCTCGGTGCACGGCCAGGCGGCCGCGCGTGCCGAGGGCGCTGGCGCGGCGGCCGTCGGCAACGGTGCGCAGGCCATCGGCCAGGGCGCAGTGGCCATGGGCCGGAACGCCAAGGCACTGGCCGCGGGCGCGATGGCGCTCGGCGACGGCAGCACGGCCAGCGCGCGCAACGCGGTGGCGCTGGGCCAGGGGTCGGTGGCCGACAGGCCCGACACGGTGAGCGTGGGCAATGCGGCCACCGGCTACCAGCGGCAGATCACCAACGTGGCGCCGGGCGTGGCCGCGAGCGATGCGGTCAACCTCGCGCAGATGGAACGCGCGGTGGCGGTGTCCTACGGCCAGGCGCGCGAGTTCGCGGCGCGCGGCGTGGCGCAGGCGATGGCGATGCCGTCGATCCCGCTGCTCGCGCCGGGGCGCAAGTGGCTCGGTGCGGCGGTGGGCCACTACGCCGGGCAGTCGGCGCTCGGCGTGGCCTTCGCCTACCAGGTCGACGAGCGCTGGAGCGTGGGCGCGGGCCTGACCGCGTCGGCGGGCAACAGCGCGCAGATGGGCGGCCGGCTGCAGGCCGGCTACCAGTGGTGA
- a CDS encoding DUF2846 domain-containing protein, whose amino-acid sequence MADSLPSLGENEGRIYFYRNSIMGAAVQPEVSVNGEVIGKSQPGSFFFIDRPPGTYKATARTEAEGSIDIVLRARQTAYVEMSISMGLLIGRPAFERVAEAEGRDALPSLAYGGKMPLPQRGLSATAAPPGPAPRQTATAAAAGDIPSTTAPAASFSAPRPRLVEYELHDRLTNIRRKVIYRADAVLDDEPLSFNGGGWVEKPAGEVVSITSSVAGEFDIAMPPGGWAKPNLREQGAWKTRYTSTLGATRINMDLSAAVMEDSTLNVGGREVKVVRIEYRGFTERFPNAGAVAGNQHGPYRAESMVLTGTRPCGPL is encoded by the coding sequence ATGGCGGATAGCCTGCCTTCGCTCGGTGAGAACGAGGGTCGGATCTACTTCTATCGCAACTCGATCATGGGCGCGGCGGTCCAGCCTGAGGTGTCGGTCAATGGCGAAGTGATCGGCAAGTCGCAGCCCGGCAGCTTCTTCTTCATCGACCGGCCGCCCGGAACCTACAAGGCGACCGCGCGCACCGAGGCCGAAGGCAGCATCGACATCGTGCTGCGGGCTCGCCAGACAGCCTACGTCGAGATGAGCATCAGCATGGGCCTGCTCATCGGCCGCCCTGCGTTCGAGCGCGTCGCGGAAGCGGAAGGTCGCGACGCCCTTCCGTCGTTGGCATATGGCGGAAAGATGCCGTTGCCGCAGCGAGGGCTAAGCGCTACGGCCGCCCCACCGGGACCGGCCCCTCGCCAAACGGCAACGGCGGCGGCGGCGGGGGACATACCCTCGACAACTGCGCCGGCAGCATCCTTCTCCGCCCCACGGCCTCGACTGGTGGAATACGAGCTGCACGATCGCCTGACCAACATCCGCCGCAAGGTGATCTATCGCGCCGACGCCGTGTTGGACGACGAGCCTTTGAGCTTCAATGGCGGCGGCTGGGTGGAAAAGCCCGCCGGGGAGGTGGTCAGCATCACGAGCTCCGTCGCGGGGGAGTTCGACATCGCCATGCCGCCGGGTGGCTGGGCGAAGCCCAATCTCAGGGAACAAGGTGCCTGGAAAACCCGCTACACCTCCACGCTCGGCGCGACCCGCATCAACATGGATCTTTCCGCTGCAGTCATGGAAGACAGCACGCTGAATGTAGGTGGCCGGGAGGTCAAGGTCGTGCGCATCGAGTACCGTGGTTTTACCGAGCGCTTCCCGAATGCTGGCGCCGTGGCCGGCAACCAGCACGGTCCGTATCGCGCCGAGAGTATGGTTCTCACCGGAACTCGGCCGTGTGGTCCGCTTTGA
- the purU gene encoding formyltetrahydrofolate deformylase, producing the protein MSAYILTLSCPDRVGIVHAVSGFLLERGGNIEEAAQYNDHDTGLFFMRVRFACSDHSEAALREQLAGFGAGFGMSLQLHAATEPMKAVILVSKEGHCLNDLLFRWKSGLLAIDVRAIISNHRDFYQLAASYNVPFHHIPVTAATKAQAEAKQLEIIEAEGAELVVLARYMQILSNDLCKSLAGRAINIHHSFLPSFKGAKPYYQAHDRGVKLIGATAHYVTADLDEGPIIEQDVARADHTDTVEDLTARGRDTESQVLARAVKWHSEHRVLLNGHRTVVFR; encoded by the coding sequence ATGAGTGCATACATCCTGACCCTTTCCTGCCCGGACCGCGTGGGCATCGTGCATGCCGTCTCGGGCTTCCTGCTGGAGCGCGGCGGCAACATCGAGGAAGCCGCCCAGTACAACGACCACGACACCGGCCTGTTCTTCATGCGCGTGCGCTTCGCCTGCAGCGACCACTCCGAGGCCGCGCTGCGCGAGCAGCTCGCGGGCTTCGGCGCCGGCTTCGGCATGAGCCTGCAGCTGCATGCCGCCACCGAGCCGATGAAGGCCGTGATCCTGGTCAGCAAGGAAGGCCACTGCCTCAACGACCTGCTGTTCCGCTGGAAGAGCGGCCTGCTGGCCATCGACGTGCGCGCCATCATCTCGAACCACCGCGACTTCTACCAGCTCGCGGCCAGCTACAACGTGCCCTTCCACCACATTCCGGTGACGGCCGCCACCAAGGCCCAGGCCGAGGCCAAGCAGCTGGAGATCATCGAGGCCGAGGGCGCCGAGCTCGTGGTGCTGGCGCGCTACATGCAGATCCTCAGCAACGACCTGTGCAAGAGCCTCGCGGGCCGCGCGATCAACATCCACCACTCGTTCCTGCCGAGCTTCAAGGGCGCCAAGCCCTACTACCAGGCGCACGACCGCGGCGTGAAGCTCATCGGCGCCACCGCCCACTACGTGACCGCCGACCTCGACGAGGGCCCGATCATCGAGCAGGACGTGGCACGCGCCGACCACACCGACACCGTCGAAGACCTCACGGCCCGCGGCCGCGACACCGAGAGCCAGGTGCTGGCGCGCGCGGTGAAGTGGCACAGCGAGCACCGGGTGCTGCTGAACGGGCACCGGACGGTCGTGTTTCGTTGA
- a CDS encoding GDSL-type esterase/lipase family protein has translation MNPVSLRLSALRRAFLRHWMAAVGVLLFAVAVAVQAVQPAPAKQPAEAHWVGAWAVAPVDFRELSANPLLQAAAPRPGGDAFRGETLRQQFESALSGERVRVRFSNRFGKTPLRIAAASVAHGTGGGAVSPASLRMLRFGGRSGTVIAPGAEAWSDGVALKVAAGQAVAVSLFLEHPAPFATVHLQASDASWVAGGNAVAAARPHEVKPLPLNHIVTGLDVMSAQPVRVVVAFGDSITAGGGEAGDGAYPDMLATRLRGSPAAAAPVSVLNMGIGGNRLLVDGVGPNGLSRFARDALGQNGVTHVIVLLGTNDIGRSVFPGAPGRPTPPHEVATAERITDGLAQLIKQARAKGVKVLIGTVPPFRNTPYWTEPTEAMRAEVNRWIRSRQDVDGVVDFDAVLRDPNDPMALNPAYDNGDHLHPNRAGHAAMAAAVDLRELQE, from the coding sequence ATGAATCCCGTTTCGCTTCGCCTCTCCGCACTCCGACGCGCCTTTCTGCGGCACTGGATGGCCGCGGTCGGCGTGCTGCTGTTCGCCGTGGCGGTGGCGGTGCAGGCGGTCCAGCCCGCACCGGCGAAGCAGCCGGCCGAGGCGCATTGGGTCGGCGCCTGGGCCGTGGCACCGGTGGATTTCCGCGAGCTCAGCGCCAATCCGCTGCTGCAGGCGGCGGCGCCGCGTCCCGGCGGTGATGCCTTCCGCGGCGAGACGCTGCGGCAGCAGTTCGAATCGGCGCTTTCGGGCGAGCGCGTGCGCGTGCGTTTCTCCAACCGCTTCGGCAAGACGCCGCTGCGCATTGCCGCGGCGAGCGTGGCGCATGGCACCGGCGGCGGCGCGGTGTCGCCGGCATCGCTGCGCATGCTGCGCTTCGGCGGACGCAGCGGCACGGTGATCGCACCGGGGGCGGAAGCCTGGAGCGACGGCGTCGCGCTCAAGGTCGCCGCCGGACAGGCGGTGGCGGTGAGCCTCTTCCTCGAGCATCCCGCGCCCTTCGCGACGGTGCACCTGCAGGCGTCCGACGCGAGCTGGGTGGCCGGCGGCAACGCCGTGGCCGCGGCCCGGCCGCACGAGGTGAAACCGCTGCCGCTGAACCACATCGTCACGGGCCTCGACGTGATGAGCGCCCAGCCCGTGCGCGTGGTGGTGGCCTTCGGCGATTCGATCACCGCCGGCGGCGGCGAGGCCGGCGACGGCGCCTACCCCGACATGCTGGCCACGCGGCTGCGCGGCAGCCCTGCGGCCGCGGCGCCGGTCTCGGTGCTCAACATGGGCATCGGCGGCAACCGGCTGCTGGTCGACGGCGTCGGGCCCAACGGCCTCTCGCGCTTCGCGCGCGATGCGCTGGGCCAGAACGGCGTGACGCACGTGATCGTGCTGCTCGGCACCAACGACATCGGCCGCAGCGTGTTCCCCGGCGCGCCGGGCAGGCCGACGCCGCCCCACGAGGTCGCAACCGCGGAGCGCATCACCGACGGCTTGGCGCAACTGATCAAGCAGGCCCGCGCCAAGGGCGTGAAGGTGCTGATCGGCACCGTGCCGCCGTTCAGGAACACGCCTTATTGGACCGAGCCGACCGAGGCCATGCGCGCCGAAGTGAACCGCTGGATCCGCAGCCGCCAGGACGTGGACGGCGTGGTCGATTTCGATGCCGTGCTGCGCGACCCGAACGACCCGATGGCGCTGAACCCCGCCTATGACAACGGCGACCACCTGCATCCGAACCGCGCCGGCCACGCCGCCATGGCCGCAGCCGTCGATCTTCGCGAATTGCAAGAGTAA
- a CDS encoding LuxR C-terminal-related transcriptional regulator, with protein MLAEIAQVSEPRLPKAWLQGERGAIRRLHAAGWQCEVRPAHGGLRVALRRSPSGTTLTPRQAEISRLYCAGYSGKDIATRLGVSPATVRVHLRETYSKLGVASRSSLRDALGL; from the coding sequence GTGCTCGCGGAGATCGCGCAGGTGTCGGAGCCGCGGCTGCCGAAGGCGTGGCTCCAGGGCGAACGCGGCGCGATCCGAAGGCTGCATGCCGCCGGATGGCAGTGCGAAGTGCGGCCCGCGCACGGCGGCCTGCGCGTGGCGCTGCGCCGCAGCCCCAGCGGCACCACGCTCACGCCGCGCCAGGCGGAGATCAGCCGGCTCTATTGCGCCGGCTACTCGGGCAAGGACATCGCCACCCGGCTCGGCGTCTCGCCCGCGACCGTGCGCGTGCATCTGCGCGAGACCTACTCGAAGCTCGGCGTCGCGAGCCGCAGCAGCCTGCGGGACGCGCTGGGGCTTTGA
- a CDS encoding ChaN family lipoprotein, with protein sequence MQRLPSSARAAGRLAVPLAALLLAACAALQNGADAPIARRVDALLPVDALILGEQHDAPEHHAIERETVEALASRGQLAALVLEMADEGTGAVLLGAAASETQVRDSLAWNDKAWPWQRYGPVVMAAVRAGVPVIGGNLPRAKMKNAMADVSLDAQLAADAYAAQQDAVREGHCKLLPEAQIVPMTRIQVARDRAMAQAVVKARQPGKTVLLVTGGGHATKRLGVPQHLPTDVTVKTVRLQAGEAPAEDRASLAAAYDAVWQTPALPPTDYCATLRRTS encoded by the coding sequence ATGCAACGCCTCCCCTCCTCCGCCCGGGCTGCCGGCCGCCTCGCCGTGCCGCTCGCGGCCCTGCTGCTCGCGGCCTGCGCCGCGCTCCAGAACGGCGCCGACGCGCCCATCGCGCGCCGCGTCGACGCGCTGCTGCCCGTGGACGCGCTGATCCTCGGCGAGCAGCACGACGCGCCCGAGCACCACGCCATCGAGCGCGAGACCGTCGAGGCGCTCGCCAGCCGGGGCCAGCTGGCCGCACTGGTGCTCGAAATGGCCGACGAAGGCACCGGCGCCGTGCTGCTCGGCGCTGCCGCCAGCGAGACGCAGGTGCGCGATTCGCTGGCCTGGAACGACAAGGCCTGGCCCTGGCAGCGCTACGGGCCGGTGGTGATGGCCGCGGTGCGCGCGGGCGTGCCGGTGATCGGCGGCAATCTGCCGCGCGCGAAGATGAAGAACGCGATGGCCGACGTCTCGCTCGACGCGCAGCTCGCCGCCGACGCCTACGCCGCCCAGCAGGACGCGGTGCGCGAAGGCCACTGCAAGCTGCTGCCCGAGGCGCAGATCGTGCCGATGACGCGCATCCAGGTGGCGCGCGACCGCGCGATGGCGCAGGCCGTGGTCAAGGCGCGCCAGCCGGGCAAGACGGTGCTGCTGGTCACGGGCGGCGGCCACGCCACCAAGCGGCTCGGCGTGCCGCAGCACCTGCCGACCGACGTGACGGTCAAGACCGTGCGGCTGCAGGCCGGCGAAGCTCCGGCCGAGGACCGGGCGAGCCTCGCGGCGGCCTACGACGCCGTCTGGCAGACCCCCGCGCTGCCGCCGACGGACTACTGCGCGACGCTCAGGCGAACTTCCTGA